Proteins encoded within one genomic window of Propionispora vibrioides:
- a CDS encoding zinc-dependent dehydrogenase, with translation MRAAVYYGPKDIRIEERAIPEIGKGDILVRVKYCAICGTDVRIYNFGQANVTPPRITGHELTGVIEKMGDEVENYQIGDKICLVPIMPCGTCEYCLKGKSNLCDNIATFGYNLDGGFAEYIKIPERAVKSGNVIKLAEDADLLGTSITEPLSCVINGQEYLNIGLGDTVLVIGAGTIGAMHVSLARARGAAKVILADIGQARLELAGKCGADHLINSKECDLIEEVKKLTNGKGVDVAITACSVPVAQAQALQAVRKAGKVSFFAGLPKDAAINALDMNIIHYKEVSVFGAYGSSIAQNIKGYQLLANKIVDADKIITNVLPLEQLIDGFEMVKKGEGLKIAIKL, from the coding sequence ATGAGAGCAGCCGTATATTATGGTCCGAAGGATATCCGTATTGAAGAGCGAGCCATACCGGAGATTGGCAAGGGTGATATATTGGTCCGGGTAAAATACTGTGCGATTTGCGGTACCGATGTGAGAATTTATAATTTTGGCCAGGCCAATGTGACGCCGCCACGGATTACCGGTCATGAGCTGACAGGCGTTATTGAAAAAATGGGCGATGAAGTGGAAAATTACCAGATTGGCGACAAGATCTGTCTGGTTCCGATTATGCCTTGCGGGACCTGTGAATACTGCCTGAAAGGCAAGAGCAACCTCTGCGACAATATCGCCACCTTTGGCTACAATCTGGACGGAGGGTTTGCCGAGTATATCAAAATTCCCGAACGGGCAGTGAAAAGCGGCAATGTAATTAAATTGGCGGAAGATGCCGACCTGTTGGGCACTAGCATTACCGAACCGTTATCCTGCGTCATCAACGGCCAGGAATACTTGAATATCGGGCTTGGTGATACGGTGCTGGTTATTGGCGCGGGAACGATCGGGGCCATGCATGTGTCGCTGGCTAGGGCACGGGGAGCAGCTAAAGTTATTCTGGCCGATATTGGGCAGGCCCGTTTGGAACTGGCCGGCAAGTGCGGCGCCGATCATTTGATTAATTCCAAAGAGTGTGATCTAATAGAAGAAGTGAAAAAACTTACCAACGGCAAGGGCGTTGATGTTGCTATTACGGCCTGCTCCGTGCCGGTGGCACAGGCACAGGCGCTGCAGGCTGTCCGGAAGGCCGGGAAGGTCAGCTTCTTTGCGGGACTGCCGAAAGATGCGGCGATCAATGCGCTGGACATGAATATTATCCACTATAAAGAAGTTTCGGTATTTGGCGCTTACGGTTCAAGCATCGCCCAGAATATCAAGGGATATCAACTGCTAGCTAATAAAATTGTCGATGCCGACAAGATTATAACCAACGTGCTGCCGTTGGAACAGCTGATCGACGGCTTTGAAATGGTTAAAAAAGGTGAAGGCTTAAAAATAGCCATCAAATTATAA
- a CDS encoding GNAT family N-acetyltransferase, translating to MNIIKAEQQDLQEILNLQYLAYQSEAKLFSNPNIPPLTQTLQQLQQEYEKGIILKAVDADNVIVGSVRAYFQNDTLYIGKLMVRPDLQGQGVGTRLLSELECKYPSKRYELFTSSKSERNIKLYKRLGYVVFNHKDISDGLTFVYLQKEAYLPNHFRE from the coding sequence ATGAATATAATAAAGGCAGAACAACAAGACTTGCAAGAAATACTTAACTTACAGTACCTTGCGTATCAAAGCGAAGCGAAACTGTTTAGTAATCCAAATATCCCGCCGCTTACGCAAACATTGCAACAATTGCAGCAAGAATATGAGAAGGGTATTATTCTCAAAGCAGTAGATGCAGATAACGTGATTGTTGGATCGGTTCGTGCATATTTCCAAAATGATACACTGTATATTGGTAAGCTGATGGTTCGCCCCGATTTACAGGGACAAGGGGTGGGAACGAGGCTGCTTTCAGAACTAGAATGTAAATATCCCTCCAAGCGATATGAATTATTTACAAGTTCTAAAAGCGAACGAAATATTAAACTGTATAAGCGGCTCGGATATGTGGTTTTCAATCATAAAGATATATCAGATGGATTGACGTTTGTTTATTTACAAAAAGAAGCATACTTACCGAATCATTTTCGGGAATGA
- a CDS encoding transposase, giving the protein MSVNNMGFEVAYNMQTAVDAKNHLIVAVDVINNPADQGQLYPMAEQAKQELETTEIIVLADKGYYTGECLKNCEENEIIAIVSKQNPPSTTEGQIGTALF; this is encoded by the coding sequence ATGAGCGTTAACAATATGGGGTTTGAAGTAGCCTATAATATGCAAACGGCTGTTGATGCAAAAAATCACCTGATTGTTGCCGTTGATGTGATCAATAATCCGGCAGATCAAGGGCAACTTTATCCTATGGCTGAGCAAGCTAAACAAGAACTTGAAACGACGGAAATTATCGTGTTGGCCGATAAAGGATACTATACCGGAGAATGCCTGAAGAACTGTGAAGAGAATGAAATCATAGCTATCGTATCCAAACAAAATCCGCCCTCAACAACAGAGGGACAAATAGGGACGGCCCTTTTTTGA
- a CDS encoding type II secretion system protein GspD — translation MKIHTKKPVCLIIILLIAFGTAAVSRAAEISPPFFRKPLISNLTPDKQTQDQQEKENTDKQDIEESSATSKDTVHAGADTFDFSSVTVAKTFANDISVINDKINVSVINYPVHDLLNTAFKLLGQKILISSRIREQVSIQLTQVTPEELLDYIATVVNVNWSKKNDVFFVSTEDKLTSASFFSVKNMNLTDLKNTLNTFGLNNRVVFNPYPRGIIVNADPATIKKIGDVIAALDQPIPSIRVEFQVLEINKDEEEKLGIAWQDVIGTYQYSRQYGSANATDVLGKATGISKGITTGIVGTAQKMKSIGKILAKPYVITTNNLEAYLSTGDEIPIFSKDYNGNPTVEYKKVGIELYATPSVLDGDILNIKAKTIVNVVSGQETQQGLTVPKISSREAQTTMNIKSGETIVIGGLLKEEDIHNETVVPILNKLPLVGRLFKTSTRSKGMTEIVVFITPTLLSKEETPAIEAEKPW, via the coding sequence ATGAAAATACATACCAAAAAACCTGTTTGTCTAATAATCATTTTATTGATCGCTTTTGGTACTGCTGCCGTGTCCAGAGCTGCAGAGATCAGTCCTCCGTTTTTCCGGAAGCCGTTAATATCAAACCTTACCCCGGATAAACAGACACAGGATCAACAGGAAAAAGAAAATACGGACAAGCAGGATATAGAAGAATCATCTGCCACCAGCAAGGATACTGTACATGCCGGTGCGGATACTTTCGATTTTAGTAGTGTGACGGTAGCAAAGACTTTTGCCAATGATATTTCGGTCATCAATGATAAAATCAATGTGAGTGTCATTAATTATCCTGTTCATGATTTACTGAATACCGCCTTTAAGTTGTTGGGACAAAAAATTTTAATTAGCAGTCGGATTAGGGAGCAGGTGTCTATACAGTTAACTCAGGTTACGCCCGAAGAATTGTTGGATTATATTGCAACAGTGGTAAACGTGAATTGGAGCAAAAAAAATGATGTTTTTTTCGTCTCCACAGAAGATAAACTGACTAGCGCATCCTTTTTTTCGGTAAAAAACATGAATTTAACCGACTTAAAAAACACACTTAATACGTTTGGCCTTAATAATAGGGTCGTATTCAATCCTTATCCCAGGGGAATTATTGTGAATGCCGATCCGGCGACAATAAAAAAGATTGGTGATGTTATCGCGGCGCTGGATCAACCGATACCTAGCATTAGAGTGGAATTTCAAGTTTTGGAAATTAATAAGGATGAAGAAGAAAAGTTGGGAATCGCCTGGCAAGATGTTATTGGAACCTATCAATATTCCCGGCAATATGGTTCTGCTAACGCCACGGACGTACTAGGCAAGGCTACGGGCATTAGCAAAGGCATCACAACGGGGATCGTAGGTACAGCGCAGAAAATGAAAAGCATTGGCAAAATATTAGCCAAGCCTTATGTCATTACGACCAATAACCTGGAAGCCTATTTATCAACCGGTGATGAGATTCCGATTTTTAGTAAGGACTATAATGGCAATCCTACTGTCGAATATAAAAAAGTAGGTATTGAGTTATACGCTACGCCGTCAGTTCTGGATGGCGACATCCTTAACATTAAGGCAAAGACCATTGTTAATGTCGTGAGCGGACAAGAAACGCAACAGGGGCTTACAGTTCCCAAAATCAGTTCGCGAGAAGCACAAACAACCATGAATATTAAAAGCGGCGAAACCATCGTCATTGGTGGATTGCTAAAGGAAGAGGATATTCACAATGAGACAGTTGTCCCTATCCTCAATAAATTACCACTGGTGGGCAGGTTATTTAAAACGAGTACCCGGAGCAAAGGAATGACAGAAATCGTTGTCTTTATTACCCCGACATTACTATCTAAGGAGGAAACTCCGGCCATTGAGGCGGAAAAACCATGGTAA